CATACAAACGTGGCAACAGGTAGGTTAGGCTGGTTTTGCCCGCGCCCGATGGCCCGACCAAAGCCACCAATTGGCCTGGTTTGGCGGTGAAATCAATATCGCTCAAGGCCCATTCACGGGTCGTAATTGGGCTGATTATGGTAGTTTCTTTACCATCGCGTGAGCTGAGGCTGCTCATTTCATCAGCCTGATAGCGAAACCAGACATGCTCAAATTGCACTTCGCCGCGAATGGTTTGTAGTATTTGAGGTTGCTCAGCATCAACAATTTCTAGCGGCAAATCGAGAATTTCAAATACCCGCTCGAATGAAACCAATGATGAAGCTAATTCGACCCGTGTATTGACCAACGTAGAAATTGCGCCATACAAACCAGGCAAATACAAGGCCAAGGCAATAATATCGCCAGTGCTAAAATTATCCGAGGTGATTGCGAGATAGCCGCCAAACCAATAAACTGAGGTCACGCCAACTGCGCTGACCAAACCAACCATCACAAAAAACGAGCGCATGACCAAGGCGGTGCGAATGCCAAGGTCACGGACTTCACCAGCATGCTGGCTAAATTTGGCGACTTCATCGTTGCGTCGCCCAAAAATCTTGACCAATAACGCGCCGCTAACATTCAAGGTTTCGCCCATCAAGCCATTCATTTCGCCGTTGGCCTGCATTTGTGAGCGGGTCAAGTTGCGCACAATTCGCCCAACGCGGCGAGCTGGCAGCATAAACAAAGGCAAAACCAGCAAGGCTAATAAGGTTAAACGCCATTCAATCGTCAACATAATAAACAGCGTGATGCTGACAGTAATGACATTGGTGATTAACGTGATCAGCGTGCCCGTAACCGCCCGTTGCGAACCAACCACATCGTTATTGAGCCGCGAAACCAACTCGCCCGATTTGGTGCTGGTGAAAAAACGCAAACTCATGCGCTGCATATGACTATACAACGCTCGCCGCAGATCAAAAATAATCCCTTCGCCAACCAATGATGAATGGCGACGCTGCAAAATATCGAGCAGACCACCGATCAAGGGAATTGCAACTAAGCCGACAGCAACCAGATTTAATCGCCCTAGATTGCGCTCTGGAATCGCCACATCGATCAAATGGCGCACCAACAACGGTGTAATCCGATCCAACAAGGTTCCGATGAAAATTGTAATTAAGACCACAATGATGCCGCTGCGATAGGGTCTGGCATAACCCCATACGCGCTGCAACAACATGCGGCTGATGGTGGGTTGTTCGTCCTCATTGGCGCGAACAAACCCTCGCCAGCCTCCACCATTCATGCAAACTCCTTCTATGTGCTATTTTGGGTATGCGTATTAATGTCATGCTAACACGCCTAGGCCTAGAGCTTGCTATACTTAATGTTAGAATTTTCTGTCCATGCGGACAGGAACATTGACAAGCATCGCCTTGGAGGATACCGATGATCTTCGACCCTTTGTATTTCGTTTTCGCCATCCCTGGTATGTTGTTTGCTTTCTGGGCACAGTGGTATGTCAAATCGACATTTAGCAAATATGCCAATGTGGCCAATATGCACAACATGAACGGCTTTGCGGTGGCTCAACGTTTGATGAACGCTGAAGGCCTGAACTATGTGCGGGTCAATCAAGTTGCTGGCCAATTGACCGATTTCTACAACCCCGCCGATAAGTCGATCAATATTTCGCAATCGTCGGTTAATCCTTCAGTCGCAGCGATGGCCGTGGTTGCCCACGAATTGGGCCACGCGCTGCAAGATCGCGAAGGCTATGCCATGTTGCGCTTGCGTAGCTCCATCGTTGGGATTGCTAACATTGGCAGCAACATTGGTACTTGGTTGGTGATGTTGGGCCTGATGTTTGGTGCTGCTTCACGCAGTGGCGGCATTGGCTTTACCATGGCCTTGATTGGCTTGGTGCTGTTTGCTGGGGCGGTGCTGTTTACGTTGGTAACTTTGCCAGTTGAATTCAACGCTTCAAGCCGCGCCAAAAAAATGTTGATCGCCAATGGTTTGGTTAGCCCACAAGATCAAGCAGCGGTTTCCAAGGTGTTGAATGCTGCTGCTTGGACCTATGTTGCGGCTGCGGCGCAATCGATTTTGACGTTTGCCTACTTCGCATTTCGGGTTTTTGGTGGTCGCCGCGACTAAAAATGCTATACTAGCGCCTAGCAGCGCTTTTTGATTTAGGAGGAATAATTCATGGATGATGATTTGAAACGGCGGATTGTCTATGGTTTGTTGAGCTTGGCCTTGGGTACATTGGCCACCCGTTTGGCCTTATACTTAACCAACAAAATCTTGGGCGAACCAGAAACCGTCTAAAATTAAACTAAGCGAATGATGTTGAGAGGCGTAGCTTACGCCTCTTAATTTTTTTAATTCTGCTATCATAGCCGCAAGATTGGCTCAACCAATAAGGATGCTGCAGTCAACCTACCCCGCCCACAAGGGGCGAGGCTTGCAACTAGACCCGGAGGCCTGTCGCCATAGGCGCGGTGACCAGCGCCCGATCACGAATGTTTGCCGCAGCATTGTGGTCAGCATGATCGGTATGTCCACACCCTACACAACAGAACGTCGCTTGATTCGGTCAGTTGCGCTTGTCAACCGTGCCACAGCGATTACACGCTTGTGACGTAAACCGTGGATCAACCGCGATCAGCTGGATGCCGACCCGCGCCGCTTTGTACGTCACAAACGATCGCAGTTGGTGGAACGACCAATTGCTGTGTTTCGCACGCTGCGCTGCACCGCGAACCCTTGCCCGCGTTCGAATCCCCGTCAACGCTTCGACGGCAATCAGACGCGTTGTGTGTTGGGCGTTTGCAACAAGCTGCTTACTGATTCGATGGTTAGTATCTTTTTGAAAGCGGCGTTGTTTGCCGCTGATCTGCTTCAAGCGCCGTTTGGCGTTCTTCGTACCAACCGTTTGCAGGGCGGAACGGCGGCGGCTGTAGCGTTGGCGGGTGCGTTCAACCGCCGCACCGCTGTACGTATCGCCATCGCTGGTCGTCGCGATATTGACAATCCCAAAGTCAACACCAAGCACGCCGTCCACATCATCGGGTGTTGGTTCCTCAACATCGCAGCTCGCAAGGAGGTAAAATTGTCCACGAACATAGGCAAGATCGGTTTCACCACGCCGCGATTGCAGCAGTTCCCATTGCCGTTTGCCGCACACAAACGGGATCGACTGCCGCCCAGTGAGCGTCCAGATGCTGACGGATGGGGCGTGCAGGTTCCAACTGAGGATGCGGTCATCGTAGGAAATCGCCCCGCGCGGGGTAAATATGCGCTGGACAGTGCGGTCATGTTTGTAGGCATCGGCAACTTTGGCGATCTGGCGCACAATCATTTGCGCCGACAAGCCCGATGTGGCCTTGGTGGGAGCGTACACCAAACGATGCAGATCAAATTGCTTGAACGTCTGCGTGGTCCAGACCGCTGCACTCATCGCATTACACACCGCGTTGGCCTGTTCCAGCGTATGCAGCAATGCCGCATGTTGGTCAGGGGTCGGCAACAATTTGAGTTGTGCAATTAATCTCATATTATGATGATACCAGTAATTGGAAACTGATGCAAGCTTGGAGGGCGGCGCGGAAACCCCACCCATAAAGGGATGGAGAGGAAGCGCCACGTCATTCTATGAATCAAACCCTAGCAAATCGCTACCAGATTTTAGCAACGCTTGGCCAAGGTGGCATGGCAACGGTTTATCGTGCCCGTGATTTGTTGCTCAAGCGCGATGTGGCCTTGAAGCTTTTGCGGCCTGAGTTTGCCAATAATCCTAGCTTGAGCCAGCAATTTAGCGCCGAAGCCCAAACCGCCGCCCAATTGAGCCATGCCCATATTGCCCGAATCTTCGATGTCGGCCATGATCCAAGCAGCGGGCCGTTTTTTGTGCAAGAGCTGATCGAAGGCCAAAGCCTTGATCAATTATTGCCCGTCGCTGCGCCCCAAGCCCTGACATGGACTCGTGAAAT
This region of Herpetosiphon gulosus genomic DNA includes:
- a CDS encoding zinc metallopeptidase, translating into MIFDPLYFVFAIPGMLFAFWAQWYVKSTFSKYANVANMHNMNGFAVAQRLMNAEGLNYVRVNQVAGQLTDFYNPADKSINISQSSVNPSVAAMAVVAHELGHALQDREGYAMLRLRSSIVGIANIGSNIGTWLVMLGLMFGAASRSGGIGFTMALIGLVLFAGAVLFTLVTLPVEFNASSRAKKMLIANGLVSPQDQAAVSKVLNAAAWTYVAAAAQSILTFAYFAFRVFGGRRD
- a CDS encoding ABC transporter ATP-binding protein; this translates as MNGGGWRGFVRANEDEQPTISRMLLQRVWGYARPYRSGIIVVLITIFIGTLLDRITPLLVRHLIDVAIPERNLGRLNLVAVGLVAIPLIGGLLDILQRRHSSLVGEGIIFDLRRALYSHMQRMSLRFFTSTKSGELVSRLNNDVVGSQRAVTGTLITLITNVITVSITLFIMLTIEWRLTLLALLVLPLFMLPARRVGRIVRNLTRSQMQANGEMNGLMGETLNVSGALLVKIFGRRNDEVAKFSQHAGEVRDLGIRTALVMRSFFVMVGLVSAVGVTSVYWFGGYLAITSDNFSTGDIIALALYLPGLYGAISTLVNTRVELASSLVSFERVFEILDLPLEIVDAEQPQILQTIRGEVQFEHVWFRYQADEMSSLSSRDGKETTIISPITTREWALSDIDFTAKPGQLVALVGPSGAGKTSLTYLLPRLYDPSRGRVLIDGIDVRELELDSLGQAIGMVTQETFLFHESLRANLRYAKPDATDAELEAACRAANIHDLIASLPNGYDTVVGERGYRFSGGEKQRIAIARVILKNPRILVLDEATSALDSRSEALIQAALQPLLKDRTSIVIAHRLSTILAADLILVVDQGRVLERGTHSELLAQAGLYAQLYQTQFKEREQALEHRT